The Penaeus chinensis breed Huanghai No. 1 chromosome 39, ASM1920278v2, whole genome shotgun sequence genome has a segment encoding these proteins:
- the LOC125046691 gene encoding transcription factor E2F8-like isoform X1: MDILTFAANAVFSSDHEEELCIPLTPTKGRRPVFGELTNTINLSPEKLSDSSSLRALFTAPTLATPKTKAKGGAAAGAAGSCTPGSRSLGRGPHGKSLSSPSPGSEAAARTPKREGASPHVGPGGDSCGRSPLTPMSNLKLLTRIASMEESISSKKALFGRGDGASPAGGAPAARAPALPAGGPASTLRRHNSDCLGQANTRGRLGRSTALRKHPTSSDYPTPSSPGNLVMESVGHIPSVDDSSAARASEGSRKDKSLGLLSEKFLEHFPMEVSFLETPRRLVIDEVASMLGTERRRVYDIINVLESLNMAARVQKNMYQWMGQLHLQETLGRLKALGHKLDVGAQLQALQHFDHDFKFPQRIKTSLQGDGEKTDTRREKSLGILCQKFLMLLLVSPEPHMISLDNAARMLVGEAGEDGERLRTRGRRLYDIANVLASLGLVRRVPTAKAFQYIGPQVEAVTSEEDTLGVLHRHSLLPSRLGSSGGKENLVSSYGDHEVTPSNSVPPVQKRGRPRKLSTDFGTSAVPAAKRTKLQRTKSEDVSTSKQSRKIMRHPSLHDICQVAEVEREKLLESERLQRSRSTDNSHSGHAGPSPSSERSEESSSDFAGFKPITSVPQPSLRTLLQRRFTNRTKIPIALTFQTPPQGDNESTHLRSPAQIITKHSPSVAKVLHVAPEASQTLHPDTVPTVPSPRNIPVFSQTSSPFYPVNSGSVSTQNACLTQNQQMKPVVVVKGGSRLMNSSHNQSRVVPVGSTTTQGPQVIKLITRTGGYMQQEPSTVITVLPAGQAVSKFNPQKHLIQTGGGFQQISQGIYTNGKKVISNSTGSVRCEVPVQGKVFTEQRQVSSQPCTVYTVSRNMVTEKTFPRVNSAEGLHMPTVIQKYLGPSLQSGSTSEPRFLQISQSHTTAFQIQNSVLKSGGMSTVRTASFRESSRSSPPMPSTQQAGNQASTWQPSPESSSTDSELEQIFGDSFKFTRPKILVQASSGQIAPHLNQHT, encoded by the exons ATGGACATCCTCACCTTCGCTGCCAATGCTGTGTTCAGCTCCGACCACGAGGAAG AGCTGTGCATCCCCCTCACGCCCACGAAGGGAAGAAGGCCCGTCTTCGGAGAGCTCACCAACACCATCAACCTTTCCCCGGAGAAGCTCAGCGACTCCTCCTCGCTCAGAGCGCTCTTCACGGCGCCCACGCTCGCCACGCCCAAGACGAAGGCCAAGGGAGGTGCTGCGGCGGGCGCTGCTGGCTCCTGCACTCCTGG ATCGCGGAGCCTCGGGCGTGGTCCCCATGGCAAGTCGTTGTCGTCGCCGTCGCCGGGCTCCGAGGCGGCGGCGCGGACCCCCAAGCGCGAGGGCGCGTCGCCGCACGTGGGGCCCGGCGGCGACAGCTGCGGGCGGAGTCCCCTCACGCCCATGAGCAACCTCAAGCTGCTGACCCGCATAGCGTCCATGGAGGAGTCGATCAGCAGCAAGAAGGCGCTTTTCGGCCGCGGTGACGGGGCCTCTCCCGCCGGAGGAGCTCCTGCGGCCAGGGCGCCAGCGCTGCCCGCCGGCGGCCCCGCGTCCACGCTGCGGCGGCACAACAGCGACTGCCTCGGCCAGGCCAACACCAGGGGCAGGCTGGGCAGGAGCACGGCGCTCCGCAAGCACCCGACCAGCAGCGATTACCCGACGCCGAGCTCGCCTGGGAACCTGGTCATGGAGAGCGTCGGCCACATCCCCTCCGTCGACGACTCCTCCGCCGCCCGCGCCTCCGAGGGCTCCAGGAAGGACAAGTCCCTCGGACTCCTCAGCGAAAA GTTCCTGGAGCACTTCCCGATGGAGGTCTCGTTCCTGGAGACGCCGCGCAGGCTGGTCATCGACGAGGTGGCGTCCATGCTCGGCACGGAGCGGAGGCGCGTCTACGACATCATCAACGTGCTCGAGAGCCTCAACATGGCGGCGCGCGTGCAGAAGAACATGTACCAGTGGATGGGCCAGCTGCACCTTCAGGAGACCCTGGGGCGGCTCAAGGCGCTCGGACACAAGCTCGACGTCGGGGCGCAGCTGCAGGCCCTGCAGCACTTCGACCACGACTTCAAG tttccacAACGCATCAAGACCAGTCTCCAAGGTGATGGAGAGAAGACagatacaaggagagagaagTCACTTGGAATCCTGTGTCAGAAGTTCCTCATGCTGCTATTGGTCAGTCCTGAG cCCCACATGATCTCCCTGGACAACGCCGCGCGGATGCTGGTCGGCGAGGCGGGCGAGGACGGGGAGAGGCTGAGGACTCGCGGCCGACGCCTCTACGACATCGCCAACGTCCTGGCCTCGCTCGGGCTGGTTCGGAGAGTCCCCACGGCGAAGGCCTTCCAGTACATCGGGCCGCAGGTCGAGGCCGTCACCAGCGAGGAAG atacctTAGGCGTCCTCCACCGCcactccctgcttccctctcgcCTCGGAAGCAGCGGAGGCAAGGAGAACCTGGTGAGTTCCTACGGCGACCACGAAGTCACGCCCTCCAACAGCGTCCCTCCCGTGCAGAAGCGAGGACGCCCCAGGAAGCTCTCCACGGACTTCGGGACTTCTGCTGTGCCTG CAGCCAAAAGGACCAAACTTCAGAGGACAAAGAGTGAAGATGTCTCCACTTCGAAACAGTCAAGAAAGATCATGCGGCATCCTTCTCTTCATGATATATGccag GTGGCCGAAGTGGAGCGTGAGAAACTGCTAGAGAGTGAACGACTGCAGCGATCGCGTTCTACTGACAATTCTCACTCAGGCCACGCTGGACCCTCTCCGTCTTCTGAGAGA AGTGAGGAATCCTCATCAGACTTTGCAGGATTCAAGCCTATCACCTCAGTCCCTCAGCCGTCCCTCCGCACCCTCCTCCAGCGCCGTTTCACCAATCGAACTAAAATCCCCATCGCCCTGACGTTCCAGACCCCGCCCCAGGGCGATAATGAATCCACGCACCTTAGGTCGCCGGCACAGATTATAACTAAGCATTCACCGTCTGTGGCTAAGGTACTTCATGTCGCACCTGAGGCAAGTCAGACACTCCATCCAGACACAGTACCCACGGTTCCATCACCAAGAAATATACCCGTTTTCTCTCAGACATCATCTCCATTCTATCCAGTGAACTCAGGCTCAGTCAGTACCCAAAATGCCTGCTTGACCCAGAACCAGCAGATGAAACCAGTGGTCGTGGTGAAAGGGGGCAGCAGACTCATGAACAGCTCACACAATCAGTCCCGTGTTGTGCCCGTTGGTTCCACAACCACCCAAGGACCACAGGTGATAAAACTAATTACCAGGACTGGCGGATATATGCAACAGGAGCCATCCACGGTTATTACTGTGCTGCCTGCTGGTCAGGCAGTCAGTAAATTCAATCCACAGAAACATCTGATACAGACCGGAGGGGGATTTCAACAGATATCCCAGGGTATATACACTAATGGGAAGAAAGTCATATCAAATTCCACAGGTTCCGTGAGGTGTGAGGTTCCGGTTCAGGGGAAGGTTTTCACAGAGCAGAGACAGGTCTCTTCACAACCCTGTACGGTATATACAGTGTCGAGGAACATGGTGACAGAGAAAACCTTTCCAAGGGTGAATTCAGCAGAGGGCCTTCACATGCCAACAGTTATTCAAAAATACCTAGGGCCCTCACTCCAGAGTGGCAGTACGTCAGAACCCAGATTTTTACAAATTTCGCAGTCACATACAACCGCATTTCAGATACAAAACAGTGTTTTAAAGTCAGGAGGAATGTCGACTGTCAGAACAGCTAGCTTCCGGGAAAGTTCCCGCAGTTCTCCGCCCATGCCCAGTACCCAGCAGGCCGGCAACCAAGCAAG CACGTGGCAGCCGTCTCCAGAGAGCTCCAGCACCGACAGTGAACTGGAGCAAATCTTTGGGGATTCCTTCAAATTCACGCGTCCAAAGATCCTAGTCCAAGCATCCAGTGGTCAGATCGCTCCCCATTTAAATCAG catacATAA
- the LOC125046691 gene encoding uncharacterized protein LOC125046691 isoform X2: MDILTFAANAVFSSDHEEELCIPLTPTKGRRPVFGELTNTINLSPEKLSDSSSLRALFTAPTLATPKTKAKGGAAAGAAGSCTPGSRSLGRGPHGKSLSSPSPGSEAAARTPKREGASPHVGPGGDSCGRSPLTPMSNLKLLTRIASMEESISSKKALFGRGDGASPAGGAPAARAPALPAGGPASTLRRHNSDCLGQANTRGRLGRSTALRKHPTSSDYPTPSSPGNLVMESVGHIPSVDDSSAARASEGSRKDKSLGLLSEKFLEHFPMEVSFLETPRRLVIDEVASMLGTERRRVYDIINVLESLNMAARVQKNMYQWMGQLHLQETLGRLKALGHKLDVGAQLQALQHFDHDFKFPQRIKTSLQGDGEKTDTRREKSLGILCQKFLMLLLVSPEPHMISLDNAARMLVGEAGEDGERLRTRGRRLYDIANVLASLGLVRRVPTAKAFQYIGPQVEAVTSEEDTLGVLHRHSLLPSRLGSSGGKENLVSSYGDHEVTPSNSVPPVQKRGRPRKLSTDFGTSAVPAKRTKLQRTKSEDVSTSKQSRKIMRHPSLHDICQVAEVEREKLLESERLQRSRSTDNSHSGHAGPSPSSERSEESSSDFAGFKPITSVPQPSLRTLLQRRFTNRTKIPIALTFQTPPQGDNESTHLRSPAQIITKHSPSVAKVLHVAPEASQTLHPDTVPTVPSPRNIPVFSQTSSPFYPVNSGSVSTQNACLTQNQQMKPVVVVKGGSRLMNSSHNQSRVVPVGSTTTQGPQVIKLITRTGGYMQQEPSTVITVLPAGQAVSKFNPQKHLIQTGGGFQQISQGIYTNGKKVISNSTGSVRCEVPVQGKVFTEQRQVSSQPCTVYTVSRNMVTEKTFPRVNSAEGLHMPTVIQKYLGPSLQSGSTSEPRFLQISQSHTTAFQIQNSVLKSGGMSTVRTASFRESSRSSPPMPSTQQAGNQASTWQPSPESSSTDSELEQIFGDSFKFTRPKILVQASSGQIAPHLNQHT, translated from the exons ATGGACATCCTCACCTTCGCTGCCAATGCTGTGTTCAGCTCCGACCACGAGGAAG AGCTGTGCATCCCCCTCACGCCCACGAAGGGAAGAAGGCCCGTCTTCGGAGAGCTCACCAACACCATCAACCTTTCCCCGGAGAAGCTCAGCGACTCCTCCTCGCTCAGAGCGCTCTTCACGGCGCCCACGCTCGCCACGCCCAAGACGAAGGCCAAGGGAGGTGCTGCGGCGGGCGCTGCTGGCTCCTGCACTCCTGG ATCGCGGAGCCTCGGGCGTGGTCCCCATGGCAAGTCGTTGTCGTCGCCGTCGCCGGGCTCCGAGGCGGCGGCGCGGACCCCCAAGCGCGAGGGCGCGTCGCCGCACGTGGGGCCCGGCGGCGACAGCTGCGGGCGGAGTCCCCTCACGCCCATGAGCAACCTCAAGCTGCTGACCCGCATAGCGTCCATGGAGGAGTCGATCAGCAGCAAGAAGGCGCTTTTCGGCCGCGGTGACGGGGCCTCTCCCGCCGGAGGAGCTCCTGCGGCCAGGGCGCCAGCGCTGCCCGCCGGCGGCCCCGCGTCCACGCTGCGGCGGCACAACAGCGACTGCCTCGGCCAGGCCAACACCAGGGGCAGGCTGGGCAGGAGCACGGCGCTCCGCAAGCACCCGACCAGCAGCGATTACCCGACGCCGAGCTCGCCTGGGAACCTGGTCATGGAGAGCGTCGGCCACATCCCCTCCGTCGACGACTCCTCCGCCGCCCGCGCCTCCGAGGGCTCCAGGAAGGACAAGTCCCTCGGACTCCTCAGCGAAAA GTTCCTGGAGCACTTCCCGATGGAGGTCTCGTTCCTGGAGACGCCGCGCAGGCTGGTCATCGACGAGGTGGCGTCCATGCTCGGCACGGAGCGGAGGCGCGTCTACGACATCATCAACGTGCTCGAGAGCCTCAACATGGCGGCGCGCGTGCAGAAGAACATGTACCAGTGGATGGGCCAGCTGCACCTTCAGGAGACCCTGGGGCGGCTCAAGGCGCTCGGACACAAGCTCGACGTCGGGGCGCAGCTGCAGGCCCTGCAGCACTTCGACCACGACTTCAAG tttccacAACGCATCAAGACCAGTCTCCAAGGTGATGGAGAGAAGACagatacaaggagagagaagTCACTTGGAATCCTGTGTCAGAAGTTCCTCATGCTGCTATTGGTCAGTCCTGAG cCCCACATGATCTCCCTGGACAACGCCGCGCGGATGCTGGTCGGCGAGGCGGGCGAGGACGGGGAGAGGCTGAGGACTCGCGGCCGACGCCTCTACGACATCGCCAACGTCCTGGCCTCGCTCGGGCTGGTTCGGAGAGTCCCCACGGCGAAGGCCTTCCAGTACATCGGGCCGCAGGTCGAGGCCGTCACCAGCGAGGAAG atacctTAGGCGTCCTCCACCGCcactccctgcttccctctcgcCTCGGAAGCAGCGGAGGCAAGGAGAACCTGGTGAGTTCCTACGGCGACCACGAAGTCACGCCCTCCAACAGCGTCCCTCCCGTGCAGAAGCGAGGACGCCCCAGGAAGCTCTCCACGGACTTCGGGACTTCTGCTGTGCCTG CCAAAAGGACCAAACTTCAGAGGACAAAGAGTGAAGATGTCTCCACTTCGAAACAGTCAAGAAAGATCATGCGGCATCCTTCTCTTCATGATATATGccag GTGGCCGAAGTGGAGCGTGAGAAACTGCTAGAGAGTGAACGACTGCAGCGATCGCGTTCTACTGACAATTCTCACTCAGGCCACGCTGGACCCTCTCCGTCTTCTGAGAGA AGTGAGGAATCCTCATCAGACTTTGCAGGATTCAAGCCTATCACCTCAGTCCCTCAGCCGTCCCTCCGCACCCTCCTCCAGCGCCGTTTCACCAATCGAACTAAAATCCCCATCGCCCTGACGTTCCAGACCCCGCCCCAGGGCGATAATGAATCCACGCACCTTAGGTCGCCGGCACAGATTATAACTAAGCATTCACCGTCTGTGGCTAAGGTACTTCATGTCGCACCTGAGGCAAGTCAGACACTCCATCCAGACACAGTACCCACGGTTCCATCACCAAGAAATATACCCGTTTTCTCTCAGACATCATCTCCATTCTATCCAGTGAACTCAGGCTCAGTCAGTACCCAAAATGCCTGCTTGACCCAGAACCAGCAGATGAAACCAGTGGTCGTGGTGAAAGGGGGCAGCAGACTCATGAACAGCTCACACAATCAGTCCCGTGTTGTGCCCGTTGGTTCCACAACCACCCAAGGACCACAGGTGATAAAACTAATTACCAGGACTGGCGGATATATGCAACAGGAGCCATCCACGGTTATTACTGTGCTGCCTGCTGGTCAGGCAGTCAGTAAATTCAATCCACAGAAACATCTGATACAGACCGGAGGGGGATTTCAACAGATATCCCAGGGTATATACACTAATGGGAAGAAAGTCATATCAAATTCCACAGGTTCCGTGAGGTGTGAGGTTCCGGTTCAGGGGAAGGTTTTCACAGAGCAGAGACAGGTCTCTTCACAACCCTGTACGGTATATACAGTGTCGAGGAACATGGTGACAGAGAAAACCTTTCCAAGGGTGAATTCAGCAGAGGGCCTTCACATGCCAACAGTTATTCAAAAATACCTAGGGCCCTCACTCCAGAGTGGCAGTACGTCAGAACCCAGATTTTTACAAATTTCGCAGTCACATACAACCGCATTTCAGATACAAAACAGTGTTTTAAAGTCAGGAGGAATGTCGACTGTCAGAACAGCTAGCTTCCGGGAAAGTTCCCGCAGTTCTCCGCCCATGCCCAGTACCCAGCAGGCCGGCAACCAAGCAAG CACGTGGCAGCCGTCTCCAGAGAGCTCCAGCACCGACAGTGAACTGGAGCAAATCTTTGGGGATTCCTTCAAATTCACGCGTCCAAAGATCCTAGTCCAAGCATCCAGTGGTCAGATCGCTCCCCATTTAAATCAG catacATAA